In Pyrus communis chromosome 15, drPyrComm1.1, whole genome shotgun sequence, the genomic stretch ACAGCTGCTACTGAGAGGACTCCTCATGTGAACCATTCTGTGGTGCAGCGGCTTGATCCTGTGACAATCTAGATTCCAAATTTTCGACATCAATAAAGGGCTCCTTTAATCCATCATCCTCCTTATCAGTGTCATTTGACATCTCATTATTCTGCTCTACAGCTCTAGAGCGTTCCTGTTGCTTTACCGTTTCAGTATGCTGGTGGAACTCTGTATGCAAATTGTAAGGAAGAGATGGAGCAGCAACGCCTAACCCTTTGGAAAGACAAACATATTTGAATGCAAGTTGCTTGTAATTATTAAGAAGGTCCTCTACATCATTGATGCTTAGGTCCCCAACATTCGCAAACAAGTATGGATACTCCTGGAAAACCTGGCCCACCTGATCGTTGTTTACAAGGACTGCTGCACCCTTATTCTCCAAATCCGAAAGATATGGAATTTTTGAATAGGGTGAGTTATCCTTTGCATTAGGTATCTTCTTCCCTCGGGATTTTGTTTCTGAAGATTTGGACTGTGCTGCTGGGTCCTTGTTGGCATTTGGAGGTTGATGTCTGGTTTCCATAGATTCTGATCTATGTACATATCCTGCAAATGGACTGCTTTGAGTATACTGACCATCCAAATCAGTTGAAAGTCCTGAAAGAAGTGCTCGAGCAGTTTCCATGTTCTTGTCATACTCAGATTCATCCAGTGAAATAGCGTTTGCATCAATATTCGAGATGAAGGACTCAACGGAGAGCATATTTGTGAAAAAATAGGATGCCTCACCAACTAATCGAGATTGTCGCCTGTACCTTTGTATATACAATAAATTTGAGTGCAGTTGTGGAGGGTTTGCCTGCATCGCATCGATACAATAAAGCAACTTTGTAAACCTGACATACTTTGTTGCCTTCTTCAACTGAAGAGCACAACCCACCTCTAGGGGGAACAATAATTCAAAAATTTActtaaaatcaaagatcatatGTATTGCATCAAAGgtaaatgtttaatcaaatacTTCAAGCCATGATAAAAGTTAGTCATACCTTTAAAGTAACATAAATTAGGACTGGAAGAAATTCATCAGCTCCAGGGGGATTCTCATTGGAAGCAACAGAAGCATTCATCAGCAAGTTATTGATAACCTTGCAACAATTGAGGATACACACAAGCTTATCCCTCGGTGCCTTATACATATTGATCTTTTGCAGTTCTTTTTGTGCAAGCTGcgaagattaaaaaataaaataaataaaaaaataaaaataaaaaataaaaaaagagccAGGGTAAGGATTTTTGAGAGGtatcaaacaaataattaagtcGAAATACACAGAAGTCGGAAACAATAAATTATGATTGAACAATGCCCCATGCACATTCTcaggaaaataataaaaacctaAGGgctgtttgataaccatttcgtttcagttttatttatcattttctgTGCTATGGATtaacacaaaatgaaaactaaaacaaaaaactgGGAGACAGTTTTAAGTTAATTTCAGATTGAAGTTACTGTTTTCATACTATCTCCTTCGTTTCTCCGTCCTTCCTTCCACCACCTCCCTACATCCTTCTCCATTCCAATTTCTCACGTATACTTTCCCTCTATCTCTAGCAGAAAAAATGACATGGTAATCAAATGGGCCCtaagaaaaacaaagttgaattACAAATTAGAGAGACCGAGACACATTAATTACCCCACACATGGAGAGACAGTCAGTTCACACACCTCGGAAGAACTGTAAAGGGGGAAGTGATCTCTATTTTATGATTCTTTCAATTAGGTATTTGTCTGAGCTATAAAAACTACTGCCTACGTTGGAAAACCTCCGATCATCATGactatttcttttttaataccTGTCAACATGTGTGTAGGTTTTCTCCGAGAAGGCCCTTGAACAAGGACCTATAACAAATATAGACGGCTCATATGCAAATCAATACATCTCGATTAAGATCCATGACCATATCTTTATATAATGTACCTCATTCGTGCATATCTAATATAGGAAATTTGGTTTAGGTCAACAAACAATTTCGTATTTCGGCAGAGGTCAATCTTCTATTTATTTTCTAGTATAGATTGGAATAAAGAATCTTCCTCTCCATCTAAGGTTAATACCATTTGCTAAAATTTCTCTTCATTGAGCTATCTTTAAAACCCAAAATGTTGATTAATTCAATCCTAATGTTGAAATATTTTGTGACCTCAAACAAATTACCCCTGTTTGATATGTGTATTATATATTAATGCCATGAGCATACAAGGACGCTTCATTTATACATATTTCATATGGGTAGTCCTCTACTCACCAGCCATGAAGTCTCATTTTGAAAGGTGGGCTTGATATCCAAATTTTCCGGCCGAATAAACTGTTGTACTAAAGCCATCTTCTCATACAGTTGCTCATCAAGTTTTACATCATCTGGAAGCGAAGCAAATACGCGAGGAAACAACTTTGTCATAACATACTTCTCCAGTCCCTGCATTTAACAAAAACCCACAAACGAAAAAGTaccaacaacatcaacaaatcatACATATATTAACACAAATTGTTAGCCAAAACACTTTATAGCAAGCAAAACGACAATGCAAATAGTTGGACTCGTAAAATCGAACAAGGGTGTAAAATTCAATGTCAAATTCAAGCTCAAAGTTGAAACTCACTTCGCCGGCACTGTCGAGCTCCTCCTCTGAACAGCCCGCCCAAAGTGGATGAGCCCTGAAATCAATTTCCATCCGGGAAAAGAAGTCCTGCACTGCAGCGCTGTCCCTCTCCGGATCAGGAGCATTGTTCGTAAACGACACTATGAAACTGCAATCcagtccaatccaatccaatccaatccaattcaattcaatgcaAAACAAACACAACACATCTTTGTTAACACTCAATTCTCAACTACAGTAATTAGAGATCATCACTACATCAACAAGCAATGAAATGAACGATCGGAATCTTAAAAATTCGTTTCACCTCTTTATGGACTTGACGAAATCGGCGGCCGACGGTTGACGCATGCGTTCCAGAAAGTCGTGCAGTCCTAAGAACACGTCGGCGTTCTCCATTCTCTTCCGTCCGATGGCTCCAAAACCTCAGCCCGCGGcgatgatgagagagagagggggagagagctGGAGAGCAGAGTGCTTTTACTTCCAAGGCCAATTGCAAATTGATTGTGATGGAGCCGATGCACGAATTGATTATCTGATAAAAGAACACAGCATCCAAcgttaattaaccaaaaaagttaattaacttcgtaaatattaaaatttaattcaccTCTCAGAGCGCGtcctatttttcatatttatttttttagtaatttttttccagttttcacttttttttatttattaaaaacttgttgaTAACAACTTTTAACCtttaagtttttaaaaataaaaaccgaaAGCTATTGTTTTTCAGTTTGTTTAGAAAAAATTTGGAGTTTAAAAACTTATTTGATAATtacttttagttaaaaaaaatcaaaaaaaacaaaatcgaaAATTGACAACCTAATATTTAAAACTCTAGaaattagtttttagtttttcaaaaagtgaaaacaaaatggttttcaaaatttgacattaagtttttagattttttttcttttcagcattcattttttcttaaactgaaaattaaaagtaGTTATTAAATAAGTTTTCActttcataagaaaaattaagaatgaaaatcGAAATGATGATGAAAAGACTCCTTAGTTTTCAAAGTTTGACTTCAATgtttagtttttagtttgacttttttgttgagtattgaaacCAATTGTCTAGGTTTCAAAAAGGAAAATACATTGTAATAATTAGGGtcatttgataattatttttcttttagtttttaaatttctattaattaatgGTGAAATGATCATTAAACGAAACgagtgaaaaaaaacaaaagtttaaaTCACGACAATCAAAATTACGAGGTCCAAAGTATAGACATTGACCAAGTCCACCTCCGACGCATGTAGAGCCCTTTAGCGGACCCCATAAGCCCAATCAAAtgaaggataatgttagggaaatAAACTTGTAGATAAGGAAGTTGATAATACGATTATGATttgataaacgtgttcattTCTATTGGTGTTTTCTTCGCTAGGGTTTTGAAAAGAAAGCTGCaatagggtaatgctagagaaacaaaatttgcaaattaaatgatgtgtcacaagcataaatgagcatgtttatcaatacttaagtaataaaccaatcatcaactttcatgtccttTTAATTTTCCGAACATTACTCTTGCAAATAAGAAGAGCGTAAaactgcaatggaggaggatcgGATCAGTGAGCTACCTGATGAATTCTAATTGCCATTATTTCTCGGTTGAATATTGAGGAATCAGCAAAGACTTGTTTCTTCTCTAAGAGATGGATAAATTTGTGGAAACATGTTTAGTTGTCTCGGTCTCAACTTTGATTCAAAGAAGTACAGACTGGTTGATCGGATGAACAAAATACTCTTGGAATATCATCTGGGTGAAACCCTAGAAGCTTTCAGATGTCTTCCAGTCGTGCTCCACACGCAATCGTGTTTCCCCTTGTTTAGAAGCATGCATGCACCATTGCACTCTCCCTCACCATGCTATATTTGAATGCAAAAGCAATGCGAATGACTGAAGCATTTCGATcgatttaatgatatttttcatcAGTTATGCACTCTCAACCCTTCGCATTGAAGTATACGCGAGGGGGGAACATATCTTCAGCTCCCTGCAGATTTTCCTGAAATAACCAGTCTCGAGAACGTATCATATAGTGTTGTTGCGGAGGACAAACGAAGCCTCGTGAGTTTGGCTCCCTTGATAGAGCGATCTCCTCTCTTCGGTAGAATTACAATCGATATAAAATAGGCAAATCTAGATTTGTTCACAAGCAGCAGACacaatttattgaacaaaaataaaatgcaaaataaagtTACTGATTTTATGTCTGAGTGAGAGTTACGGCCTAGTCAAGTGCCTATGCTGGCTAGACGGGCTAGTCAAACGCCTAAAGAGGACTAGGCGtcatttcttgattttcaaacGTCTAGACATTAATCGGGCAGTGACCAAACGTCTAGTGCCTCAACGGGGATTTTTAAAACAATCACACAAGATTAATTTTAAAAGTCTGCATCAATACTTTAAGGTGATGAAGTTTCATGGCTTCGTTGGGTACACTATTGACACCGGATTTGCCATGTACTTGATCGAGAATGCAGTCATGCTTGAAAAGGTTATTGTCGAACAAGCCACGGAATTCAGTCACAAGTTCAAAATGACAGATCAGGAGAAGTTGACGGCTACAAAACAGTCTGCAAAAGTACCATCCTGAACTGAGCTAAAGATGAGCTAAAGATGATATAGTAAGAGGAAATTGTAGTAATACTCTCTTAATTTTAAtacaattggagtaatggttcATCAACTAAAATTTCATGACTATtgatcccttaactcatcaaaacgtgaaGTTATGGTCCTTTATGTCAACTCCGTTAGAACTTCAGTTAAAATGAGTTGCGTGCCATGCACGTGAAGCTAAATCAAGGGGCAAAtataaaaaaccaaatgaaaaaaattgtagcaatgaaccttaaactttaacccaattgaagAAATAGTACCTCAATTTTAACCCTATTGAAGTAATGGTCcctaactttaacccaattgtagcaattgtCTTTTTAATATGACTCATTTTGACTGAATTCTAACGAACCATAGCTACATATTTTAATGAGTTAAATGACCGGCGATCATGGATTTTTAGTCAATgaaccattgctctaattgagttaaattTTTCCACTTCCATTGTTTTCCTAAAACTTAAAAGCTCTTTTAAGTTGGTGACAACAACGAAAAAAACAGGATGAGATCATACAAAATCGTTTTAGTTTGGtgagaaaaataaagaacacaTCAGACTTGCACGGTGcttgatttagtttttttttccgGTAAGTTTAGTTAAAAAAGAGAAGAATTCTTACTGCGGTCTCGTCGCATAACACGAAACCTTTGGCTAAAGCAATGGATTTTCTGTTTTGCATTACATAAGTGGAAGGATACAATACAACATCGATTCCAAACGTTACTCCTGCTATTGGGACTACAACCGACTCCCACATCAGAAAACATTTCGGTCCTACGTAAAACTACATCACAAGAGCTGTCAATTTGTATAGATACTATATTGTACCCTCCCACGCGCAGTGACAATTGGAAGTATTTTCAGATTCACGTCGATGAAATCGCCAAACACTTGGACTGAACAGCTTTCACATAACTTAAGCACCAACCTCATTAGCTCTCAGGTTTtcaaaaaaagttgaagaaatcagTGCCTTGGACATCATGTGTATCAGATCCATGTGCAATGCTATCTCCTATACTCTCTAGAAGACTGTCAGCTGAAGTTGATGTGAATCACAATTTGAAAAAATTTTACACAAGAAAGACCTTACAACGTGAACCGGTTTAGAATAGCGAACTCCAAACAGCTGCATCCCCTTCACCACACTTTTCATGAACAGATTTAATCCTTTCCACCGACTTGCAGATACCGCTGCAGCTCCAATCAAATGATGCAATACACACATTACCTGCCTGTGCCTTCCACTCACAATCTGCAGACGATTCATATAAATTACAAATACCCCAGCAACGGACAAGGTTATCAAATTTACACGTTGTAAACAGACTGATAAATCTGTTGTGTGGGAAAGACTGACTTAAGTCGTCTATTGGGTAGTGAAACATGCACCGATGCCATTACCAATATCACACTGCATTTCTTTGCCTTTTCTCTTTAGATTTGGATGCAAGACATTCACCAATCacataatttttcaaaaaacaGTACCTGGTGGAGTCCCACAGCACATATTGCGTTCATCAATGTGTTCAACTTCAAGACCAATAAACCACGAACCAAGTGACACATCTTCATTGGCATACTTATGCAATATGGGCCTGCAATAAACGATAGGATGTCACAGAACTCTATCATGTCTTGCAGAAAGTAATAcacgaaaattttcaaaccatgtTTACCACTTCAAACACCTTGCAGACTTTATTAAGTATGAACCCTTGAATTAATCTCGTTGAGAACACCACTGCTTTCAGGCCATTACTTTGATTTAGATCCATATCAGAGGTAttattttctcatattttttgcaAATTTCATATAATGGACAACACAACATTTTGAAAGGTCAAAGAAAAACCCagacttcttttttatttctttcatatTACCAAAGCTAGGATCAAAGATGTTTGCAATGTCTTTGACCATTCAATGCATTTCTAATATCCAACACAAATATGTCAAGTTTCAACATCTAGTACAAGATTTTCAATGCAGTACTGCAGTTACTTCTATTTGGAGAAATAGAAAAGATGATCTTATATATTCTTACTGGTTAATGGAGACGTATGTAGCAAGATCCCTTGAAATTGCATAAATCTGTCCAGTTGCATGCCGGAAGTACTTGTTTCCCTCCTCTCCAAACTTCCAATACTCTGGTTCATGGTACTTCACATTCCTAGAGAGTAAAGAAATATAACAAGATCAATCTCTCCTCCTTGAAAGCACACGCAAATTGAAGAGTAACATTATCTCTCATTGTCATAAATGCATCAGGACAATTACTTTTGGGCAAGAACAGGTCCAGATTTCATACACCCAATGTAGACTCTTGGTTTTGAACGGTGACGGGCAAGAGTAGTACCTAGCATACCTATGCAAGTAAGACTGGTAAGAAACTCATCCTTGGTAATAATATTTATACAGTTATTCTAGTTGAAGATAAAGCGATGATGCAGCAGTGCATACCTAAATTGACATGTACATCATCATCCACCTTGACATAAAAATCAGCATCCCATTGTGCAACTGCAGTATTGAAGAAAATTTTCGTTTTGGCAGACAATTCATGATAGCCTTCAACGTGTTCCTACAgtgaaaaacaagaatgatacCGAATTCCTAGCAGAATTGTCTTAATAGTAGTTCCACATAAACAAAGCTTTATGTCTACTCTCTTACCAGCCTGAGGAAATCATTATGTTGAGCATCTTCTGAATCAATGGCTCGATCCAAAATGCTGTTGGATGTTGCACTGTACAAATGAGGCAGATAACACTCAGGGCAGGTttggatagaaaaaaaaaaaccatttcaatAACCTATCCACTATCTTTGTGTGCCATGCATttgaaggaaaaacaaaaaacaggtTATGGCCTCTAttcatatgtataatgtatacCGTATACCTTCCTATCCTCCATATTATTCCTTTCgctcagaaaaaaaaatggcatgTCATAGTTACAACATAATGGTCAGACATTTTATGACTTCCAACACTACCACTAGCTCACACAGCAAGAACAGCAAGTAGTAAAGGTAACATtagcaaaagaaaaggaaaaactaaGTTGCAAGTCTCAATATCTAAAATgctgaaaaaaaaactaaagaggAGCAGGTGATGCAGAAAAAACCCATAAATGAGCTATTGGGAGATCATAATGCACGTGGTATGTGTTTTTAGGttagcaaaagaaaaaggtgTGAACTAAGCTGCAAGTCTcaatctttaatttttgactTAAAACTAAAGTAAGGGTGGCAAGTGATGCAGAACTTGTTACTGCTAAATGATTAGTTTACTGTTATCTGGACATTTTACCACACCACAAAACGACTGTATGAATGAATTTACTTAATTACTTAGCCATTTAGAGCACTGCCTTCTCCAAGTAGAAGTATTAAATTTCGTGGGAATGAGCACATGCATATGTCAAAATTGCCTCATCAAATTTCACTGCATAGGCTGCAATTCTATGATCTAAATGTAACTTTTCCATACCTGTGGCCAATCATAAATCGGATAACTATCCCTTTCTCGCGCTCCAACTGCAGTAGCTTTTCCCCTGCCGAACAATTCAGACACTTTCAGCAAGCAGGGCCATAAAAGCATGGATCTTGTTTACACTAATACAGAAGAATTACAAGCTTGCAGTACCTTGAGGCATCCAAGTCTCTCTAACTGAATCTCGCCTCCTCCTACTACTAAAAGCAGTGTTAATTCCAATAACAATAAATGCTTTCTTTCTAGTTGAATTGGCCTTAGACAATTGCGAGTTGGCAGTGGAGCCACCGGAGTTCCCCATCTCCTGCGAACTCCGAGCTGCCGCCAATTCCATCTGAATCGACGCCATCTGCTTGTCTAGAGATCTGGCATGCCTCCGCGAAATTCACAATAAAATAGCCAAATTTTCAGTACCCAGTACAAATTCATACAattccaacaaaaacaaaacatcccaaatccaaaaaaaaaaaaaaaaaaaaaaaaaaaaaaaaaaaaaaaaatcagaacaaGAGCTCAAGTGCTTGCACTCACTGAATTGATTCATGAGTTCTGTGGATTTCGTCCATCACATTCTTATCTTGTCCATGCTTCTATAAATAGCAACAAATTTCTTCTCAAAGAATACTCAAATTTAACCAAAAGGGTATGTAATTAtagagaaattaattaaaattaacacCTTCTTAGTTGCGCAATCTTCCGAGACGATTTGAAGCTCTTGCTCTTGGCGTCGAGTCGAAATTAGCTGACCGTTGGTTTCAGGTGCTGCCCACATTCTGCTaccataaaaaattcaaaacccatAATTTGTTTCAGCACTAAaacctagagagagaaagttagagagagagagagaattccaattgaacaaaaccaaaatttggGTAAGCTGGAAACGTTACCTGCCGGTGATGAGCATGCCGAGAAGGAAAGCGGGGATGCAGAAAATGGGAATCCATGTGGCGGAGATCTTCTTGGAGCTTCGGCTCTTCATTTCTTCTCTCtgaatgtagagagagaaagaaagtagagagagagagaagaagttGTGACGAAGCTGATTGCGAGATGAGAGAGACGGTGAGAATTTGTAGGTGGGatttagaaagagaaagaggttTGAATTTTCTTACGAATTTTAGGCCTGTTGGGGTCCATTTGTACCCTTAAATCTCTGGAccgccaaaaaaaaatttgtttggcaTGGACTTTTTGCGAATTTATGCGAATTTGTGTCTCCGTGTTTGGCCATGGCGTTCGTCTCAAGTCGCCGTCTCTCCGCGCCAGTTACGCCACTGGTCAAGAATCAATGACCCGTTTTTTAACTCGGATGCGTTACTTCCCATCCAGTTTGGAAACCCGACCCGTTGTTTGGCTTCTTTGGAAAATACAGGCGTGAGAATTTTGAAGTGGATGCATCAAAGATCCACAGTGGCCTGCAACATTATTAAACTGATTTGGAtttgaggagaaattttttagtgtgccgCGAACACAATTTGATATacttataaaataaatggtCGCAAATACAGTCCGGTACTCGTAAAACAAGtggctggaaaaaaaaaattcaagtacCCAACCACTTTTATTATGGAATAGGATCCTAtccagatcctctttgtaaaGATTCTaggaattagttcattgtatcaTTTCATTAATCATCATGAG encodes the following:
- the LOC137718154 gene encoding vacuolar protein sorting-associated protein 9A-like, yielding MENADVFLGLHDFLERMRQPSAADFVKSIKSFIVSFTNNAPDPERDSAAVQDFFSRMEIDFRAHPLWAGCSEEELDSAGEGLEKYVMTKLFPRVFASLPDDVKLDEQLYEKMALVQQFIRPENLDIKPTFQNETSWLLAQKELQKINMYKAPRDKLVCILNCCKVINNLLMNASVASNENPPGADEFLPVLIYVTLKANPPQLHSNLLYIQRYRRQSRLVGEASYFFTNMLSVESFISNIDANAISLDESEYDKNMETARALLSGLSTDLDGQYTQSSPFAGYVHRSESMETRHQPPNANKDPAAQSKSSETKSRGKKIPNAKDNSPYSKIPYLSDLENKGAAVLVNNDQVGQVFQEYPYLFANVGDLSINDVEDLLNNYKQLAFKYVCLSKGLGVAAPSLPYNLHTEFHQHTETVKQQERSRAVEQNNEMSNDTDKEDDGLKEPFIDVENLESRLSQDQAAAPQNGSHEESSQ
- the LOC137717382 gene encoding beta-1,3-galactosyltransferase 7-like isoform X1, which gives rise to MKSRSSKKISATWIPIFCIPAFLLGMLITGSRMWAAPETNGQLISTRRQEQELQIVSEDCATKKKHGQDKNVMDEIHRTHESIQHARSLDKQMASIQMELAAARSSQEMGNSGGSTANSQLSKANSTRKKAFIVIGINTAFSSRRRRDSVRETWMPQGEKLLQLEREKGIVIRFMIGHSATSNSILDRAIDSEDAQHNDFLRLEHVEGYHELSAKTKIFFNTAVAQWDADFYVKVDDDVHVNLGMLGTTLARHRSKPRVYIGCMKSGPVLAQKNVKYHEPEYWKFGEEGNKYFRHATGQIYAISRDLATYVSINQPILHKYANEDVSLGSWFIGLEVEHIDERNMCCGTPPDCEWKAQAGNVCIASFDWSCSGICKSVERIKSVHEKCGEGDAAVWSSLF
- the LOC137717382 gene encoding beta-1,3-galactosyltransferase 7-like isoform X3 — translated: MKSRSSKKISATWIPIFCIPAFLLGMLITGSRMWAAPETNGQLISTRRQEQELQIVSEDCATKKKHGQDKNVMDEIHRTHESIQSLDKQMASIQMELAAARSSQEMGNSGGSTANSQLSKANSTRKKAFIVIGINTAFSSRRRRDSVRETWMPQGEKLLQLEREKGIVIRFMIGHSATSNSILDRAIDSEDAQHNDFLRLEHVEGYHELSAKTKIFFNTAVAQWDADFYVKVDDDVHVNLGMLGTTLARHRSKPRVYIGCMKSGPVLAQKNVKYHEPEYWKFGEEGNKYFRHATGQIYAISRDLATYVSINQPILHKYANEDVSLGSWFIGLEVEHIDERNMCCGTPPDCEWKAQAGNVCIASFDWSCSGICKSVERIKSVHEKCGEGDAAVWSSLF
- the LOC137717382 gene encoding beta-1,3-galactosyltransferase 7-like isoform X2, whose amino-acid sequence is MKSRSSKKISATWIPIFCIPAFLLGMLITGRMWAAPETNGQLISTRRQEQELQIVSEDCATKKKHGQDKNVMDEIHRTHESIQHARSLDKQMASIQMELAAARSSQEMGNSGGSTANSQLSKANSTRKKAFIVIGINTAFSSRRRRDSVRETWMPQGEKLLQLEREKGIVIRFMIGHSATSNSILDRAIDSEDAQHNDFLRLEHVEGYHELSAKTKIFFNTAVAQWDADFYVKVDDDVHVNLGMLGTTLARHRSKPRVYIGCMKSGPVLAQKNVKYHEPEYWKFGEEGNKYFRHATGQIYAISRDLATYVSINQPILHKYANEDVSLGSWFIGLEVEHIDERNMCCGTPPDCEWKAQAGNVCIASFDWSCSGICKSVERIKSVHEKCGEGDAAVWSSLF
- the LOC137717382 gene encoding beta-1,3-galactosyltransferase 7-like isoform X4, translating into MKSRSSKKISATWIPIFCIPAFLLGMLITGRMWAAPETNGQLISTRRQEQELQIVSEDCATKKKHGQDKNVMDEIHRTHESIQSLDKQMASIQMELAAARSSQEMGNSGGSTANSQLSKANSTRKKAFIVIGINTAFSSRRRRDSVRETWMPQGEKLLQLEREKGIVIRFMIGHSATSNSILDRAIDSEDAQHNDFLRLEHVEGYHELSAKTKIFFNTAVAQWDADFYVKVDDDVHVNLGMLGTTLARHRSKPRVYIGCMKSGPVLAQKNVKYHEPEYWKFGEEGNKYFRHATGQIYAISRDLATYVSINQPILHKYANEDVSLGSWFIGLEVEHIDERNMCCGTPPDCEWKAQAGNVCIASFDWSCSGICKSVERIKSVHEKCGEGDAAVWSSLF